In the Arachis ipaensis cultivar K30076 chromosome B10, Araip1.1, whole genome shotgun sequence genome, one interval contains:
- the LOC107620435 gene encoding protein NRT1/ PTR FAMILY 4.6-like, with protein MDTNLGSFKVPPASLPVFPGLFIMVLAPMYDYAILPFARKITRTKTGITHLQRIGTGLVLSIVAMAVAALVETKRKKTALIHGLTDSTEPLPITFLWVALQYLFLGSADLFTLAGMMEFFFTEVPWSMRSLATALSWASLAMGYYSNTVLESAMMDVDSSADGCSAA; from the coding sequence ATGGACACAAATCTTGGTTCCTTCAAGGTCCCACCAGCTTCTCTCCCTGTATTCCCAGGTCTCTTCATCATGGTTCTTGCCCCCATGTACGACTACGCCATCCTCCCATTCGCAAGAAAAATAACCAGAACCAAAACCGGAATCACGCATTTACAAAGAATTGGAACAGGGTTGGTTCTTTCCATAGTGGCCATGGCAGTTGCCGCGTTAGTCgaaacaaagagaaagaaaacgGCGTTGATTCATGGTCTAACGGATTCAACGGAACCTCTTCCCATAACGTTCTTGTGGGTGGCGTTACAGTACTTGTTTCTTGGCTCTGCTGATCTTTTCACTCTTGCTGGGATGATGGAGTTCTTCTTTACTGAAGTGCCATGGAGCATGAGGTCTCTTGCAACCGCCCTTTCTTGGGCTTCTCTTGCCATGGGTTATTACTCCAACACTGTTCTTGAGTCGGCAATGATGGATGTTGACTCCTCAGCAGACGGATGTTCAGCCGCGTGA